The genomic region GCCGGATTGTGGACCATGCCGCCGCGGCGTGGGCGTGCTTTCATCGAAGCATGGACCGGGTGCGGGCCGCGTTCCAGGCCACGCCGCGAGCGGACTTCCTGCCCGCGACGCAGCGCCACCGCGCCGGCGAGGACGTGCCGGTCGAGATCGGGCTGGGCATGACCAACTCCCAGCCGCGCACGGTGGCGGCGATGCTGCGGCTGCTGGCGGTCCGTCCCGGCGACCGCGTGCTCGACGTGGGCGCCGGCTCCGGATGGACCACCGCGCTGCTGGCCCACCTCACCGGGGCCGCCGGGAGCGTGGTCGGCACCGAGATCGAGCCGGCGCTGGTCGCGTTCGGGACCCTCAACCTGAGCCGGGCCGGTCGCCCGTGGGCGAGCATCCAGCCGGCGGCCGAGGGCACCCTCGGCGACCCGCGCCGGGCGCCGTACGACCGGATCCTGGTCTCCGCGATGGCCCGGGAGCTGCCCGCGGACCTGGTCGCGCAGCTGGGCCCGGGCGGGATCCTCGTGGTCCCGGTGCAGGGCACGATGGTGCGGGTCCGCAGCGGCCCGGGCGGACCGCGCATCAGCGAGCACGGGGCCTACCGCTTCGTCCCGCTCCGCTGAGCCGGGCCGACGTCGCGGCTCAGTCCTCCGGGTCGTCGAACGGCAGCCGCATCGGCTCGGTCAGCGGCGAGGACTGGTCGAAGGTGACCTTGATGTCCTGGGCCCGCTTGTGCCGCTGGGCGCGGGCGTAGCTGGTGTACGCGCGCCGGTCGGCGTCGGTGAGCGGCGACTTGTCGGAGAACGCCGCCATCAGGGCCCGCGGCCACAGCCGCCGAGACAGCACGACGTTCACCTCGATGCCGATCATCCCCATCACCGCCGCGATCCACAGCAGCCCGATCAGGCCGAGGACCAGCGCGAAGGTCTGGTTCATCTCGCTGGTCTCGGCGAGGATCCCGGTGACGTACGCCGTGCCGATGACCTGCAGCGTCTGCCACAGCACCGCGATCACCAGGGCACCCGGCCAGGCGTGGCGCAGCTGGTGGGTGCCGGCCACGCCGAGCTGCATCAGCAGCGAGAGCACCGCTGTCATCACCGCGACCGTGAGCAGCACGATCGGCCAGCGGTAGGACGCGATCTGCTCCCCGAAGACAGTGGCCTGGCTCAGCGCCGAGGCCAGCGAGATCGCGAGCAGGGCCACGCCGGCGGTGGCGAGCAGCATCAGGCTGCGCAGCCGCAGCAGCACCGGGTTGGGGCGCTTGTTGCGCGGCACCGCCCAGGCGGTGTTCAGCGCGTTCTGGATCGCGGTGCCCAGGCCGAGGGCACCGTAGAGCGCCACCAGCGAGCCGACCACCAGCCCGGCGGCCGAGCCCTGGAGCCCCTCGGGGCGGCCGAGCTGGTCGCCGATGATCGGGAACTGGCTCAGCGCGGAGTCGAGCACCGACTCGCGCAGGCTGTCGTTGCCCTGCAGCACGAAGCCGAGGATCGAGGAGCCCAGCAGCAGCAGCGGGAAGATCGCGATGAACGCGTAGTACGTGATGATCGCGGCCAGGTAGTTGCCCTGGTCATCG from Nocardioides pantholopis harbors:
- a CDS encoding protein-L-isoaspartate O-methyltransferase family protein; its protein translation is MDRVRAAFQATPRADFLPATQRHRAGEDVPVEIGLGMTNSQPRTVAAMLRLLAVRPGDRVLDVGAGSGWTTALLAHLTGAAGSVVGTEIEPALVAFGTLNLSRAGRPWASIQPAAEGTLGDPRRAPYDRILVSAMARELPADLVAQLGPGGILVVPVQGTMVRVRSGPGGPRISEHGAYRFVPLR
- a CDS encoding YihY/virulence factor BrkB family protein — encoded protein: MGRVVDAVDRGQQRTSVLGFPIAVIYKYSDDQGNYLAAIITYYAFIAIFPLLLLGSSILGFVLQGNDSLRESVLDSALSQFPIIGDQLGRPEGLQGSAAGLVVGSLVALYGALGLGTAIQNALNTAWAVPRNKRPNPVLLRLRSLMLLATAGVALLAISLASALSQATVFGEQIASYRWPIVLLTVAVMTAVLSLLMQLGVAGTHQLRHAWPGALVIAVLWQTLQVIGTAYVTGILAETSEMNQTFALVLGLIGLLWIAAVMGMIGIEVNVVLSRRLWPRALMAAFSDKSPLTDADRRAYTSYARAQRHKRAQDIKVTFDQSSPLTEPMRLPFDDPED